A genomic segment from Paenibacillus sp. FSL K6-1096 encodes:
- a CDS encoding methyl-accepting chemotaxis protein: MDWMSKLSLKQKIVTGCYLVAALFAVPVLITLILMDRLFVGIILVAVLAALTYPLSRFIERTLTSSFDNISNVTHTIAKGDFTSRADETGSMGDISRSFNTMIDKLKKILTDASQITRHVMDASRGIEDKNANLKIVMAQVASSSNELALGANEISGDIAGMTESIKDIETKVSNYTNSTKEMNRRSVHTLELVEKGRQSVDTQAEGMRKNIQATQKVADTIEALSQNARGITMITKTITEIAEQTNLLSLNASIEAARAGEHGRGFAVVAQEVRKLAEESTASTKEVFGLVRSIEADIKQAIDHIAINEEVVQMQNEMITETAHIFSQIVNSVQYITEQIASFSAESDLMLESALKISGAIENISAITQQTAAGTEEVSAAMNEQIHALQSVADETERMTQAVFQLQKTIQIFKF; this comes from the coding sequence ATGGACTGGATGAGTAAGCTGTCATTGAAACAAAAGATCGTTACCGGCTGTTACCTGGTCGCCGCTTTATTCGCTGTCCCGGTGCTGATCACACTGATCCTGATGGACAGGCTGTTCGTCGGCATCATCCTTGTGGCGGTGCTGGCTGCGCTGACTTATCCGCTCTCGCGCTTCATTGAGAGAACGCTTACATCCTCATTTGATAATATCTCCAATGTGACCCACACGATCGCCAAAGGCGATTTCACCAGCCGGGCCGACGAGACCGGGTCCATGGGGGACATCAGCCGTTCCTTCAACACCATGATCGACAAGCTCAAAAAAATCCTGACGGATGCCTCCCAGATTACCCGCCATGTTATGGACGCGAGCCGCGGCATCGAAGACAAGAATGCAAACTTGAAGATCGTTATGGCACAGGTCGCCTCCTCCTCCAATGAACTGGCGCTGGGTGCCAATGAGATCTCCGGCGATATCGCAGGGATGACGGAATCCATCAAGGATATAGAGACCAAGGTTTCCAACTACACGAACTCTACCAAAGAAATGAACAGACGCTCTGTACATACATTAGAACTGGTTGAGAAGGGTCGGCAGTCTGTAGATACCCAGGCCGAAGGGATGCGGAAGAACATCCAGGCCACGCAAAAGGTCGCCGATACCATCGAGGCCCTCTCACAGAATGCCCGCGGCATTACGATGATTACGAAGACCATTACTGAAATCGCCGAGCAGACCAACCTGCTGTCGCTGAATGCCTCGATTGAAGCGGCCCGCGCTGGTGAGCATGGCCGCGGCTTCGCCGTAGTAGCCCAGGAGGTCCGCAAGCTGGCTGAAGAATCAACCGCATCCACCAAAGAAGTGTTCGGTCTGGTACGCAGCATCGAAGCGGATATCAAGCAGGCCATCGATCATATCGCCATCAACGAAGAGGTTGTCCAGATGCAGAATGAGATGATTACCGAGACAGCCCACATTTTCTCCCAGATCGTAAACAGCGTCCAATACATAACCGAGCAGATCGCCTCCTTCTCGGCAGAGAGCGACCTGATGCTGGAGAGCGCGCTCAAGATCTCCGGAGCCATCGAGAATATCTCGGCCATTACCCAGCAGACGGCAGCCGGGACCGAAGAGGTATCCGCTGCCATGAACGAACAGATTCATGCCCTGCAGTCCGTCGCCGATGAGACAGAGCGGATGACCCAGGCTGTATTCCAGCTGCAGAAGACGATTCAAATCTTCAAATTCTAG